The Anguilla anguilla isolate fAngAng1 chromosome 4, fAngAng1.pri, whole genome shotgun sequence genome has a window encoding:
- the c4h1orf52 gene encoding UPF0690 protein C1orf52 homolog — protein MAEKKKRDSLHYFMSYDDLSGSSSSSSSDSEEEGPASSKKKGGKDPTEHSKDGSHQGTKRAASGCPLPKPDDLFKSVSKPSFLYNPLNKHIDWESRTVKAPEEPAKEFKVWKTNAVPPPQTYVTEKKSAPPGMDMAIKWSNIYEDNGEDAPQPASGNARFLPDEETPVQSDEEQDKSLSAKKKKVESFQQKEKRKRDMGQATSDKSFVEEEKRILRQSLE, from the exons atggctgaaaagaagaaaCGTGACTCTCTCCATTACTTTATGAGTTACGATGATTTGAGcggcagcagtagtagcagcagcagtgattcTGAAGAGGAAGGCCCGGCTTCATCcaaaaagaaagggggaaaggaTCCGACTGAACACAGTAAAGATGGATCTCACCAAGGGACCAAACGAGCCGCGAGTGGATGCCCTTTACCTAAACCAGATGACCTCTTTAAATCCGTTTCAAAGCCGTCGTTCTTATACAACCcgttaaataaacacattgatTGGGAAAGCCGCACGGTGAAAGCTCCGGAGGAG CCAGCCAAGGAATTCAAAGTCTGGAAAACCAACGCCGTGCCCCCGCCACAGACTTACGTTACAGAGAAGAAGAGTGCTCCCCCAGGCATGGATATGGCTATAAAATGGTCCAATATCTACGAAGACAATGGCGAGGATGCTCCGCAGCCCGCTTCAGGGAACGCACGCTTCTTGCCAGATGAGGAGACGCCCGTACAGTCAG ATGAAGAGCAAGACAAATCTTTGTCagcgaagaagaagaaagtggAGAGCTTCCagcagaaggagaagaggaagagggacatGGGGCAGGCCACGTCCGACAAGAGTTTTgtggaagaggagaagaggatTCTGCGACAGAGCCTGGAGTAA